Proteins co-encoded in one Plasmodium coatneyi strain Hackeri chromosome 7, complete sequence genomic window:
- a CDS encoding Diacylglycerol kinase, with product MEDFAYVDKNVYINLLVTIINKCKEYLLGVGIFKLLFCLCIVVISIIFARRKNKKKKKVNIYIQINNVRHGNGKKTAQLAEDQKCCAGNEDAQIVEPADVEPMNNKFYHITYSPHIFDLKSINSTELCNVCNESIYSFIFYKKDIFECVVCRNKCHIECAPNSNLMSCKTTVFFKNKHKFIRIRNCMWNNKCNICSKKFSYFSFPPFGKQYIYKCIWCNKYFHVRCIAKVAKKKKQTHDKKKQVKDAICTYGNNKYVLLPYEVAIKENVLLDFLTNAYHRVDEAGVGKDGVLLSYTAHALDKTPHDDETGELNKCERNEKEKKLEHAKGGNSSPLGNNTPDEQLCLDYVNHFSMFHKMRKFKSFPNCSKAKNNIIPVHENFLLNFFPIHLPIYEIKSSRKFLLIFLNVKSGGQVGKKLYQELLMYFNPLQIISIKSEKNVLNALNMYKEMICLNRVIILLCGGDGTISIFIDTLLKFFANEVAMGALQGKNKGKYNKLYYGNDKKNDQIISTKNTFLNKTIMNITAKLKHNKDALRKKWTNNITAQAKKPTTFFLKKRSEKNANHCGDHDGDDDDAGNISEEKAETYFGNDSCTAHVWGENQSDQLAPKLTSKVKGAFTGGRCIDDPAALNGELKGELISQLSDNFSGDLIDDLRQHLSSDLSNDLSNDLNVETNGWIAGRSSPKDLAKRGTEAKCGNGKYLYILEKLRNFKKKGAEKDDDGGNADGLCEDEAYKGSTVKSFQNGNSMLDKYSNSNTLIYSNCTENNEDPYFQSRKGKENEKMYDNILYHDYKEKSTCYLPMGTKLNENSPSYCQEANGANPSDEPDGSLGANPQNKADNKQHCYNGTSLNCSNGNSLHSGNADCDVTPHQGGYQGNYQDDCQGGVNGKTSLTDGLPNVDAVDPNRSDEDVIFQMDNGYKVIHTKEKKKIPQCDDHPSCEEKEITNNAIKGEDKAKRSNKSSLESYIACAPIGILPLGTGNDLSYSLGWGCGYNNDPLAYLNRIKSAKNKYIDVWNMKAYDLNNNIILNNSFINYFDFGVISRLALHFDNIRKKFPHFFNSRIGNKILYGEVGFRDFCFNTYKYKLNQNIKLYCDGKKVKIDEDIESVCLINIPYFLGGVKIWKDDDDNDKGKQYHSDMDRQKQEQHVKRRKTSKKEMKEEVDGNKSTNSSSNSSFIGCSMNDNLENKNNGGIPSNSFGGEKSTNHPLDDHKKMAMAEFIKSAALKHSNGENVNPSEFFQNEKTNGITPDSHSEGVNNPQRQENPSPPTNDQPFDYSNIYKSYRLDFYRQKKRKHKYRKQKMDDKVIEVIGFRNMFHILQVQIGMSSAIKLCQGSDIKVKIDKTFIQNKNKIYFQYDGEPGFLNIHKLHFTHK from the coding sequence atggaagattTTGCCTATGTGGACAAAAATGTTTATATAAATCTTCTCGTGAccattataaataaatgcaaagAATACCTTCTAGGGGTAGGGATTTTTAAGCTGCTCTTTTGCTTGTGCATAGTGGTCATTAGTATCATCTTTGCTCGtcgtaaaaacaaaaagaagaaaaaggtcaacatatatatacagataAATAATGTGCGCCACGGAAACGGTAAGAAGACAGCCCAACTAGCGGAAGACCAGAAATGTTGCGCGGGCAATGAAGATGCACAAATAGTGGAACCCGCAGATGTAGAACCAATGAATAACAAATTTTATCACATAACATACAGCCCACATATATTTGACCTAAAAAGTATCAACAGTACCGAATTGTGCAACGTATGCAATGAAAGCATCTactcgttcattttttacaaaaaagacATTTTCGAATGCGTGGTTTGCAGAAATAAGTGCCACATAGAATGTGCCCCCAACTCCAACTTGATGAGCTGCAAAACGACtgtgttttttaaaaacaaacacaAGTTTATAAGAATTAGGAACTGCATGTGGAATAATAAATGCAACATTTGCAGTAAAAAATTCTCCTACTTCTCCTTTCCCCCGTTTGGCAAacagtacatatataaatgcatttGGTGCAACAAATATTTTCATGTCCGCTGTATAGCCAAAgttgcaaagaaaaaaaaacaaacacatgataaaaaaaaacaagtcAAGGATGCAATTTGTACCTATGGAAATAACAAGTATGTGCTTCTCCCGTATGAAGTTGCTATTAAAGAAAACGTCCTTCTAGACTTTTTGACGAATGCCTACCACCGTGTGGACGAGGCAGGAGTGGGCAAGGATGGGGTGCTACTCAGCTACACCGCCCATGCGTTGGATAAAACACCGCACGATGATGAAACGGGTGAACTTAACAAATGCGaaagaaacgaaaaagagaagaaactGGAACAcgcaaaaggaggaaactcATCCCCTCTTGGCAACAACACACCAGATGAACAACTCTGCCTGGATTATGTGAACCACTTCTCCATGTTCcacaaaatgagaaaattcAAATCATTCCCCAATTGTtcaaaagcaaaaaataatataatccCGGTGCATGAAAACTTTCTTCTgaatttcttccccattcATTTGCCAATCtatgaaataaaaagtagtagaaaatttctcctcatttttctAAATGTAAAAAGTGGAGGacaagttggaaaaaaactCTACCAAGAATTGCTCATGTATTTTAACCCCCTACAAATCATAAGtataaaaagtgaaaaaaatgttttaaatgCCCTCAACATGTATAAGGAAATGATTTGCCTGAACAGAGTAATTATTCTTCTCTGTGGAGGAGACGGAACCATAAGCATCTTCATCGACAcgttattaaaattttttgcaaatgaaGTTGCCATGGGTGCTCTTCAAGGAAAGAACAAGGGAAAATACAACAAACTCTACTATgggaatgataaaaaaaatgatcagaTTATCTCCACGAAAAATACATTCCTAAATAAAACCATCATGAACATTACGGCAAAGTTGAAGCACAATAAAGACGCACTTAGGAAGAAGTGGACAAATAACATTACCGCGCAAGCGAAAAAACCCACCAccttttttctaaaaaaaaggagtgagaAGAATGCAAATCATTGCGGTGACCATGACggtgacgatgatgatgcaGGGAACATAAGTGAGGAGAAAGCGGAAACGTACTTTGGGAATGACTCCTGCACGGCACACGTGTGGGGAGAAAATCAAAGTGATCAATTAGCGCCGAAGCTGACGTCCAAGGTGAAAGGCGCATTTACAGGCGGTAGATGCATCGACGATCCTGCCGCTTTGAACGGCGAATTGAAGGGTGAGTTAATTAGCCAATTAAGTGACAATTTTAGTGGTGACTTAATTGACGACCTGCGGCAACACCTGAGTAGTGATCTGAGTAACGATCTGAGTAACGATCTGAATGTCGAGACCAACGGCTGGATCGCGGGGCGAAGTAGCCCCAAGGACCTGGCCAAAAGGGGAACCGAAGCTAAGTGCGGAAACGGGAAGTACCTGTACATCCTGGAAAAACTGAggaacttcaaaaaaaaaggcgcagAAAAGGATGACGACGGAGGAAATGCAGACGGACTCTGCGAAGACGAAGCATACAAGGGAAGCACAGTGAAGAGCTTCCAAAACGGAAACTCCATGTTGGACAAGTATTCTAATAGCAACACACTCATATATAGTAATTGCACAGAGAATAATGAAGACCCCTATTTTCAATCccggaagggaaaggagaatgaaaaaatgtacgaCAATATTCTTTACCATGATTACAAAGAAAAGTCCACCTGTTATTTACCAATGGGAACcaaattaaatgaaaattCGCCGTCGTACTGTCAGGAGGCCAATGGGGCAAACCCAAGTGATGAACCGGACGGTTCGTTGGGGGCAAACCCCCAAAACAAGGCAGACAATAAGCAGCACTGTTATAATGGCACCAGTTTGAACTGCAGTAATGGGAATTCACTTCACAGCGGCAACGCTGACTGTGATGTGACACCCCACCAAGGGGGATACCAAGGTAATTACCAGGATGATTGCCAAGGGGGCGTAAACGGGAAGACATCCCTGACAGATGGACTCCCCAACGTGGACGCAGTAGATCCAAATCGAAGTGATGAAGATGTCATCTTCCAAATGGATAATGGTTACAAAGTTATAcacacaaaggaaaaaaaaaaaatcccccaATGTGACGACCACCCCTcttgtgaagaaaaggaaattacaAATAACGCTATCAAAGGGGAAGATAAAGCAAAGAGATCGAACAAAAGTTCTCTCGAATCTTACATAGCGTGTGCACCTATAGGTATCCTCCCCCTAGGCACAGGAAACGATTTAAGCTACAGTCTAGGATGGGGGTGCGGGTACAATAACGACCCATTAGCCTACTTAAACAGAATAAAGagcgcaaaaaataaatacatagaTGTATGGAACATGAAAGCATATGACCTAAACAATAAtatcattttaaataatagcTTTATAAATTATTTCGACTTTGGAGTCATCTCCAGATTAGCTCTCCACTTTGATAACATCAGGAAAAagttcccccatttttttaatagcaGAATTGGAAATAAAATACTCTACGGAGAAGTAGGCTTTAGAGACTTCTGCTTCaatacatacaaatataaGTTAAaccaaaatataaaattgtaCTGTGATGGGAAGAAGGTCAAAATTGATGAGGACATAGAAAGTGTGTGTTTGATAAACATTCCCTACTTTCTTGGGGGAGTCAAAATATGGAAGGATGACGATGATAATGATAAGGGTAAACAGTACCATTCGGACATGGATAGGCAGAAACAGGAACAACAtgtgaaaaggaggaagacaagtaagaaggaaatgaaggaagaagtggatGGAAACAAATCAACAAACAGCTCCAGCAATAGCAGCTTTATTGGCTGCTCAATGAATGataatttggaaaataaaaataacggAGGAATTCCTTCCAACAGTttcgggggggaaaaaagtacgaACCACCCTCTTGAtgatcataaaaaaatggccatggcggaatttataaaaagtgCTGCTTTAAAACATTcgaatggggaaaatgtCAACCCGTCGgagtttttccaaaatgaaaaaacaaatggcaTTACACCAGATTCACACAGTGAAGGAGTGAATAATCCACAACGACAGGAGaatccttccccccccacgAATGACCAACCGTTCGACTATAGCAACATATACAAATCGTACAGACTGGACTTTTACAGACAAAAGAAACGGAAGCACAAGTACCGAAAGCAGAAGATGGACGACAAAGTCATTGAAGTTATTGGGTTTCGTAATATGTTCCACATTCTTCAGGTGCAGATCGGCATGTCTAGTGCCATTAAACTCTGCCAGGGAAGTGACATCAAGGTCAAGATTGACAAAACGTTTATtcagaataaaaataaaatttacttCCAGTACGATGGAGAGCCCGGCTTTCTCAACATCCATAAGTTGCATTTCACTCATAAGTAA
- a CDS encoding Peptidyl-prolyl cis-trans isomerase-like 2, translating into MGKHKHSKDKLYILQSEYRRDALIKKQHKSRNLTFLPFNYCCISLRPFSDPYCDEDGRLYDKKSVLEEMAKGKEERKKTEPTIDLKNLIKANFYKHNNEYICPVTRKYFNQHSKIILNKKTGNVYSSEIYKLFQNKKDMFDPITHDPMEKTDLIVLQDPLNPVTKSNELSQNTFQAKKIKAQSIQDNGAIMSILHEVQKQKGDVKGGQDKGEHVQMGKHHWGKKGDKNDTTENKVGIDGIDGTQMGRADGKYLLPPNYVDPDDQEDDSENEIKIKCENYSDNKLAQSVTSTISNVTYKHSFVYLPENQVQDMIYEKVRKNKKNSYVRLITDVGMINMELYASTLPKLCHNFLFLSEYKYYDKTDIFKKDKREDIVYFGSCKSNYHLAASGFYWRKKLKKHKMRNKINDETAMQALKESIMGVHSDDDSDVAIKYVKHSGHKPPSEKSCFGNVYLFRYYNQKYSNMFYICLAEEYTTGDACVGKVVGGNETLEKLKNLDPAASSDNQHTLNEVIIYTNPFKDVVKEMKANMRKKEEEKSGQENNTKSYIDDGKYVQNKNDSIGKYINWNDFKKSATAATNVANTSEELSKPKLNPSKKETHSKPKQNSRMNFSDW; encoded by the exons ATGGGAAAACACAAACACAGCAAAGATAAGTTGTACATTTTGCAGTCAGAGTATAGAAGAGATGCCTTGATAAAGAAGCAACACAAGTCCAGGAACTTGACCTTCCTCCCGTTTAATTACTG TTGCATAAGTCTAAGACCCTTCAGCGACCCCTACTGTGATGAAGATGGAAGGCTGTACGATAAAAAAAGCGTTTTAGAAGAAATGgccaaggggaaggaggaaaggaaaaaaacggaacCAACGATTGACCTGAAAAATCTAATTAAAGCAAACTTTTACAAACACAataatgaatacatatgtCCAGTGACGAGAAAGTACTTTAATCAACActcaaaaattattttaaataaaaaaacgggCAATGTATACTCCTCAGAGATATACAAATTATTTCAGAACAAAAAGGACATGTTTGATCCAATTACGCATGACCCCATGGAGAAGACAGATTTAATTGTCCTACAGGACCCCCTAAACCCTGTAACCAAATCGAATGAACTCAGCCAAAACACTTTTcaggcgaaaaaaataaaagctcAATCTATTCAGGATAATGGGGCCATTATGAGTATCCTTCACGAAGTGCAGAAGCAAAAGGGGGATGTAAAAGGTGGGCAAGACAAAGGTGAACAtgtccaaatggggaaacatCATTGGGGGAAGAAGGGAGACAAAAATGATACAACTGAGAATAAAGTAGGCATAGATGGAATAGATGGAACACAAATGGGAAGAGCAGATGGCAAGTACCTCCTCCCCCCAAACTATGTTGACCCAGATGATCAAGAGGATGACAgcgaaaatgaaataaaaataaaatgtgaaaattatAGTGATAATAAATTAGCGCAAAGTGTAACTTCCACCATATCGAACGTTACCTACAAACATAGCTTTGTGTACCTTCCCGAGAATCAAGTCCAAGACATGATTTATGAGAAGgttcgaaaaaataagaaaaacaGTTATGTGAGACTCATAACGGATGTAGGCATGATCAACATGGAACTCTACGCCTCCACTTTGCCAAAGCTGTgccacaattttttattcctcagTGAATATAAATACTATGACAAAAcagatatttttaaaaaggataaaaggGAGGATATTGTTTATTTTGGTTCCTGTAAAAGTAATTACCATTTAGCGGCATCCGGATTTtattggagaaaaaaattaaaaaaacacaaaatgaGAAACAAGATAAATGACGAAACGGCTATGCAGGCACTCAAGGAGTCCATAATGGGGGTACACAGTGACGACGATAGTGACGTGGCAATTAAATATGTGAAGCATAGTGGTCACAAGCCCCCCTCGGAGAAGAGCTGCTTTGGAAATGTATACCTCTTTAGGTACTACAACCAAAAGTATTCCAACATGTTCTACATTTGCCTGGCGGAGGAGTACACCACGGGGGACGCCTGCGTGGGAAAGG TTGTAGGCGGAAATGAAACCCTCGAGAAGCTGAAAAATCTGGACCCCGCTGCAAGTAGTGAT AATCAACACACCCTGAACGAAGTCATCATTTACACAAACCCGTTCAAAGACGTGgtgaaagaaatgaaagcaaatatgagaaaaaaagaggaggagaagagcGGACAGGAAAATAACACAAAGAGCTACATAGACGATGGAAAGTACGTCCAGAATAAAAACGACAGTATCGGTAAATACATAAATTGGAACGACTTCAAGAAGAGTGCAACGGCAGCAACCAACGTAGCGAACACCAGTGAAGAATTAAGCAAACCCAAACTGAACccttcaaaaaaggaaacgcaCTCAAAACCGAAGCAGAACAGTAGAATGAATTTTTCCGACTGGTAG